In Lycium ferocissimum isolate CSIRO_LF1 chromosome 7, AGI_CSIRO_Lferr_CH_V1, whole genome shotgun sequence, the sequence GATCATTAGTGTAGAAAGTGCACCTATTATACTTGTTAAGTGGAGCATTAACCTCGAAACGCTTAGGTAAATCTGGATTAGCCAAGAACATACGTCCAAATGAGATCAAATCTGCATAACTCTCATCTATGGCATTTTCTCCATCAAATTTATTATAACCACCAGTAGCAATAAGTGTCCCCTTAAAAGCCTTCCTAATGGGAAGAAGACCTTTAGCTGCTTCTCTTGGCTCAGTCGCATGAAGATAAAGAATACCGAGTTTGCTTAGTTCATTCGCCATGTAAATTGCTACTGCATCTGGATTTGAGTCCTTTTTGCCATCACAATCTGAAAAAGGAGATAGTTTTATTCCAACTTTATCAGCTCCAATTTCTTTGACAACTGCTTCTACTATTTCCAGGGCAAGGCGACAACGGTCCTCAATACTTCCATCACTGAATGGGTCAATTAGGTAGCCTCCATTTGAAGCATTGATCTCAACTCCGTCAATCCTATATCATGGGAAACTAGTTAATTAGTTACCACTTACCAGATTCTTGGAAAATATATTAGGTACATAGTTGAGTAAATGAAATTGAAGCATGAAAATTAAGCACTCGTGAAATAAAGCAACATGTTTCGTAAAAAGGATCTTAGCTCTTCAAGATGTGCTAGAAAATAAAGACATGGTAAAGTTTGAATGTCCAATGTCCTCAGAGACGAGACAGTATAACATTGATTgagtaaaataatttaactaattACCAGCTTTAATCGCATTACGGGCTGCGATCCTGAAATCATTGACAATGCAAGGATTTCATCAGATTTCAAATGACGAGATGTTGGTTTCTCCTATACTTGACCATCTGCAGGTCCTGCATGTAAAAAAAGAAGCAGATAGGAATCCGAATAATCAATAGTGAGATGCTTTGGAAACTATAGGTGTGATTCAAAATTTTGACTTTCCAGAATTGTACTGTTATTGACGAAATATTTGCGGTTTTGAATTTCTAATTCTTCCAACCGTATTTCTTTACCCAATTAAAACCGTCAACgccttttctctctctttttttttccccatttttttttttgtaatcctTCGTTTGTAATAAAGTATTTTTAGCTTATGCACACCCTTaaccctctgtttggatggttattTCTcatggttcattaatgtacagtatggtatggtacagtatagtgttgtattgtattgtactgtattaataAATCTGATGTTTGGATAGGTtgtatcgtttgttgtggtttaataacatttgtattgtttggtttaaTCAATGCAAATAACTTagtttacaaaaatacccttagctcttaattagaaattagacaatatatattaataaaattcgaaagaataaaataggaactttaaaaaataagtagctAATGAGCggggtggtgggggggggggtggttgtGGGATAAGGTTAGGGCtagtgggtggttgtgggatcaggttgggggtagtgggtggtggggAGGGGTAGTAGGTGGTGGAGAGGtaggtggttgtgggatgaggatggaggtagtgggtggtagggtggggtgagtggttgtgggggtgggtggtggtgaggggtagtgggtggtgtgAGATGGGTGGTTATGGGATAAAGGTGTGGTGGGGGTAAGTGGAGTGGGGTGGGGGTaagtggtagggtgggggtgggagtG encodes:
- the LOC132062147 gene encoding 12-oxophytodienoate reductase-like protein produces the protein MEIILCSCVYLDENTVRSACVEIEVVFDLQMVKIDGVEINASNGGYLIDPFSDGSIEDRCRLALEIVEAVVKEIGADKVGIKLSPFSDCDGKKDSNPDAVAIYMANELSKLGILYLHATEPREAAKGLLPIRKAFKGTLIATGGYNKFDGENAIDESYADLISFGRMFLANPDLPKRFEVNAPLNKYNRCTFYTNDPVIGYTDYPSLEVAS